From Musa acuminata AAA Group cultivar baxijiao chromosome BXJ3-8, Cavendish_Baxijiao_AAA, whole genome shotgun sequence, one genomic window encodes:
- the LOC135644300 gene encoding uncharacterized protein LOC135644300, with translation MSVPKKPLLKSFFLLLLFLSFLLFFHLYLQSKKTPISSAIVPSSTAALIRIRPGFRSYDDYIKLQLNKTLNPRLRHLWATRDWDRKVRVFSRFFADLAAEGLLSNASAALCVGARLGQEVAALRGLGVGGALGMDLVPAPPLVVAGDFHAQPFPDESFDFEFSNVFDHALYPERFAAEVERTLRPGGVAVLHLAVHRRGDKYSANDLLEGVDGLVALFNHSEVVRVRKIDGFGLDTEVVLRKTNTKSNKPTTKSK, from the coding sequence ATGTCCGTCCCCAAAAAGCCCCTCCTCaaatccttcttcctcctcctcctcttcctctccttcctcctcttcttccacctcTACCTACAATCAAAGAAAACCCCGATCTCCTCCGCCATCGTCCCCTCCTCCACCGCCGCGCTCATCCGCATCCGACCGGGCTTCCGCTCCTACGACGACTACATCAAGCTGCAACTGAACAAGACCCTCAACCCCCGGCTCCGCCACTTGTGGGCGACCCGCGACTGGGACCGCAAGGTCCGCGTATTCTCTCGGTTCTTCGCCGACCTGGCCGCCGAGGGCCTCCTCTCCAACGCCTCCGCGGCGCTGTGCGTCGGGGCCCGCCTAGGGCAGGAGGTGGCGGCTCTGCGAGGGCTGGGCGTGGGGGGCGCGCTGGGGATGGACCTGGTGCCGGCACCGCCGCTGGTGGTGGCCGGCGACTTCCACGCGCAACCCTTCCCGGACGAGTCCTTCGACTTCGAGTTCTCCAACGTGTTCGACCACGCGCTGTACCCGGAGCGGTTCGCGGCGGAGGTGGAGCGAACGCTGCGGCCGGGTGGGGTGGCGGTGTTGCATCTGGCGGTGCACCGCCGCGGCGACAAGTACTCCGCCAACGACCTCCTCGAGGGGGTCGATGGCCTCGTCGCCCTCTTCAACCACTCCGAGGTGGTCCGCGTCCGCAAGATCGACGGCTTCGGCCTCGACACCGAGGTGGTCCTCCGGAAGACGAACACGAAGAGTAACAAACCAACAACTAAATCAAAATAG